From Nicotiana tabacum cultivar K326 chromosome 20, ASM71507v2, whole genome shotgun sequence, one genomic window encodes:
- the LOC107761298 gene encoding uncharacterized protein LOC107761298, giving the protein MGSRFPVSAWVSNGSLFVCYCFASFVTEFVAVLSLYLVLQGLFLAVEVKIELALSESTVDEFEISPNDVVGKVLGKEHPGRVRYLGLGATPSNTFRKTNIRPGNIRIVSNNVGCSSSGCQEKYNQLMNTLKEYMIMKEGSIPEQFAGIFASTPTTPSDAVNVPISPTDERRSSGSCNPSDSH; this is encoded by the exons ATGGGTTCAAGATTTCCGGTGTCGGCGTGGGTTTCGAACGGATCGTTGTTTGTTTGCTACTGTTTCGCTTCATTTGTAACCGAATTTGTGGCTGTTCTTAGCCTTTATTTGGTCCTGCAAGGTTTGTTTCTTGCTGTTGAG GTCAAAATTGAGCTAGCATtgagtgaaagtacagtggatgAGTTTGAAATTTCTCCAAATGATGTTGTTGGTAAGGTGCTAGGCAAAGAGCATCCTGGAAGGGTAAGATATTTGGGATTAGGAGCTACTCCAAGCAATACTTTTAGAAAGACAAATATTCGTCCTGGTAATATTAGAATTGTGAGTAATAATGTTGGATGTTCTTCTTCTGGATGCCAAGAGAAGTACAATCAATTGATGAATACTCTCAAAGAATACATGATAATGAAAGAAGGGTCAATACCAGAACAATTTGCCGGGATCTTTGCTTCTACTCCTACAACG CCAAGTGATGCAGTTAATGTACCCATTTCACCCACGGATGAAAGAAGATCTTCCGGCTCTTGTAATCCCAGTGACAGCCATTGA